The Anguilla anguilla isolate fAngAng1 chromosome 4, fAngAng1.pri, whole genome shotgun sequence genome has a window encoding:
- the LOC118224940 gene encoding dermatan-sulfate epimerase-like protein has product MAMKCMGHSVVLLSFLAVGTVFAGVFNTSEKYAFNDKLEQLKLTDSRHWKHLSASMHPILYFSQVDIQLLRQRSTTTHSHIFKVIRTAVTAMLSNAPLYLPPVKHEEFTSKWNEIYGNNLPSLALYCLICPEDTPALQFLVKFMDRMADYPDWMVTSAPNDEVPMAHSLTGFATAYDFIYSSLDDQRREKYLKKVRSVTAELYELSKHRSWGKQFLQNHQTTNILAILIGAIVVGMHNDPESMMWKQVSVNYMEKTMFLLNHIVDGSLDEGVAYGSYTSKSITQYVFLAQRHFKIDNTQNNWLRAHFWFYYATMLPGFQRTVGIADSNYNWFYGPESQLVFLDAFVLQNGTGNWLAQQIRKHRPKDGPMGQSSAQRWSTLHTEYIWYDAHLTPQPPPGFGKARMHIFSNWGVVTYGAGLPNNQGNTFVSFKSGKLGGRAVFDIVHDKPYSWVDGWNNFNPGHEHPDQNSFTFAPNGQVFVSEALYGPKYSYLNNVLVFSPSPTSQCNKPWEGQLGECAKWLRWTDEEVGDAAGEVIAASSHKDLMFVSGESVAAYSSAMKLKSVYRALVLLNSQTLLVVDHVEKQEDSPVNSLSAFFHNLDIDFKYVPFKLLDKYNGAMMDVWDAHYKMFWFDNQGASPVARIQEAEQVAEFKKRWTQFINVTFPMRNTVSRMVYVMHGPYVKVSNCRFVDNSKHGLKLSVFIDNTEKIVSIATNYKDVGARLSYLGFGGYAKVEDRHQVTRFGLGTQIIPEQNVAENTLFDFGFTVNVIAGVILCVAIGFLTLQRRFYICFNKLMRYALLSVLLLWIIELLFVSNSCNQLICGVKWKGVTMDLEGSTQLKHYDQHAFPLPTVVITTLPGSGSEILKHLFYNSSDFLYIRVPTEHLDIPETEFEFDSLVDACVWTKSDAQRGRFKVIQGWFHSLVYNTRMHLQNIQLQESSRIKLTQRAGVSKDKRKRTRRKEPLGEQKGRGKGSLDRDVEYIRELRQHVRQYQNARVVLNLRSGSWALKVPFIQQVIGPTLRAIFIVRDPRAWIYVMLYNSKPSLYSLKNIPQHLALLFKEDSIREQCSGFTPEFRVLRRLLSRSETNPVLLLAHLWLSHTAAALRVNADLPPDSYLNVRFEDIVHFPQETAERIHTFLGVPLTPAALNQLMFTTSTNLYNLMYEGDISPDNINIWRQNMPRKDIRLIEDTCWFVMKRLGYSRFTN; this is encoded by the coding sequence ATGGCAATGAAATGCATGGGGCACTCGGTGGTTTTACTGTCATTCTTGGCAGTAGGAACTGTTTTTGCTGGTGTTTTTAATACTTcagaaaaatatgcttttaatgATAAGTTGGAGCAGCTCAAACTCACTGATTCACGGCATTGGAAGCATCTGTCAGCCAGCATGCATCCCATTTTGTACTTCAGCCAAGTTGACATACAGCTACTGAGGCAAAGATCCACTACGACCCACAGCCACATTTTCAAAGTAATCCGCACTGCTGTTACAGCCATGCTGTCCAATGCTCCCCTGTATCTCCCTCCAGTAAAACACGAGGAGTTTACCAGCAAGTGGAATGAGATCTATGGAAATAACCTgccctcgctcgctctctatTGTCTAATATGTCCAGAGGACACACCTGCCTTACAGTTTCTAGTGAAATTCATGGACAGGATGGCAGACTACCCAGACTGGATGGTAACAAGTGCCCCGAATGATGAAGTCCCTATGGCACATTCCCTTACTGGATTTGCTACAGCCTACGACTTCATTTATTCTTCTTTGGATGACCAACGACGAGAGAAGTACCTGAAAAAAGTACGGTCTGTAACAGCGGAGCTGTACGAGTTGTCCAAGCACAGAAGCTGGGGGAAGCAGTTTCTGCAAAACCATCAAACCACAAACATTTTAGCCATCCTGATTGGCGCCATTGTGGTTGGAATGCACAATGATCCGGAAAGCATGATGTGGAAACAGGTGTCTGTGAACTACATGGAGAAGACCATGTTCCTCCTGAATCACATTGTGGATGGGTCTCTGGATGAGGGCGTAGCCTATGGAAGTTACACGTCTAAGTCCATCACACAGTATGTGTTCCTAGCACAGCGCCACTTCAAAATTGACAACACACAGAACAACTGGCTTAGGGCACACTTCTGGTTCTACTATGCCACCATGCTGCCTGGCTTTCAGAGGACAGTTGGCATCGCAGACTCCAATTACAACTGGTTCTATGGGCCAGAGAGCCAGCTGGTGTTCTTGGATGCCTTTGTTCTGCAGAATGGCACTGGGAACTGGCTCGCCCAGCAGATCAGAAAGCATCGACCTAAAGATGGCCCCATGGGCCAGTCCTCTGCCCAGCGCTGGTCTACTCTGCACACAGAGTACATCTGGTATGATGCCCACCTCACCCCACAACCACCACCTGGATTTGGCAAAGCAAGAATGCACATATTCTCCAACTGGGGCGTAGTAACATATGGGGCCGGCCTGCCTAATAACCAAGGTAACACATTTGTCTCTTTCAAATCTGGGAAGTTAGGTGGGCGTGCAGTGTTCGATATTGTTCATGACAAGCCTTACTCCTGGGTTGATGGATGGAACAATTTCAATCCAGGACATGAGCACCCAGACCAGAACTCCTTCACTTTTGCTCCGAATGGACAGGTGTTTGTATCTGAGGCATTGTATGGGCCCAAATACAGCTACCTAAATAATGTGCTGGTGTTCAGCCCCTCTCCCACTAGCCAGTGCAACAAACCATGGGAGGGACAACTGGGAGAGTGTGCCAAGTGGCTGCGTTGGACAGATGAGGAGGTTGGAGATGCAGCTGGTGAGGTCATTGCTGCCTCCTCCCACAAAGACTTGATGTTTGTGAGTGGAGAGTCAGTGGCAGCATACTCTTCTGCTATGAAGCTAAAGAGTGTGTACCGTGCCCTAGTGCTACTCAACAGCCAAACCTTACTAGTAGTGGATCATGTGGAGAAGCAGGAGGATTCACCAGTGAATAGTCTTAGTGCATTCTTCCACAATCTTGATATTGATTTCAAATATGTTCCTTTCAAGTTACTGGACAAGTATAATGGAGCTATGATGGATGTGTGGGATGCCCATTACAAGATGTTTTGGTTTGACAATCAAGGTGCCAGCCCAGTTGCTAGGATACAGGAGGCAGAGCAAGTTGCAGAGTTCAAGAAAAGGTGGACACAGTTTATCAATGTCACTTTTCCTATGAGGAATACAGTCAGTAGGATGGTCTATGTGATGCATGGGCCTTATGTAAAGGTTTCTAATTGCAGATTTGTGGACAACAGCAAACATGGACTGAAGCTATCAGTGTTCATtgacaacactgaaaaaatagtTTCCATTGCTACAAATTACAAAGATGTAGGTGCTCGATTAAGCTACCTGGGATTTGGAGGATATGCAAAGGTAGAGGACAGACATCAAGTTACTCGCTTTGGTCTGGGAACTCAAATTATTCCTGAACAAAATGTGgcagaaaacacattatttgatTTTGGATTTACAGTTAATGTGATAGCTGGGGTGATCCTTTGCGTTGCCATTGGATTTTTGACATTGCAGCGACGATTCTACATTTGCTTCAACAAACTCATGCGCtatgctctcctctctgtccttctactCTGGATAATTGAACTGTTGTTTGTATCCAATAGCTGCAATCAGCTGATCTGTGGTGTGAAATGGAAAGGTGTCACCATGGACTTGGAGGGCTCCACACAGTTGAAACATTATGATCAGCATGCCTTCCCCCTACCAACAGTTGTCATCACAACTCTTCCTGGCTCTGGATCAGAAATACTGAAACATCTCTTTTACAATAGCTCAGACTTTCTTTACATTCGAGTGCCCACTGAACACTTGGACATCCCGGAGACCGAGTTTGAGTTTGACTCCCTggtggatgcatgtgtgtggacaAAGTCAGATGCTCAGCGCGGACGCTTCAAAGTAATCCAAGGCTGGTTCCATTCCCTGGTCTACAACACCAGGATGCACCTGCAGAACATCCAGCTACAGGAATCCAGCAGGATTAAGCTGACCCAGAGAGCTGGTGTCTCCAAAGACAAGAGGAAGAGAACGAGGAGGAAGGAACCCCTAGGTGAGCAGAAGGGCAGAGGAAAAGGAAGCCTAGACAGAGATGTGGAGTACATTAGAGAACTACGCCAACACGTAAGGCAGTACCAAAATGCCCGTGTAGTCTTGAACTTGAGGAGTGGCAGCTGGGCCTTGAAGGTCCCTTTTATTCAGCAGGTGATTGGCCCCACCCTGCGGGCAATATTCATAGTTCGGGATCCACGTGCATGGATCTATGTAATGCTGTACAACAGTAAACCCAGTCTCTATTCTCTGAAGAACATACCACAGCACCTTGCTCTCCTTTTCAAAGAGGACAGTATCAGAGAGCAGTGCTCAGGTTTCACGCCTGAGTTCCGGGTCCTGCGGAGGCTCTTGTCTCGCTCAGAGACGAACCCCGTCCTGTTACTGGCCCACTTGTGGTTGTCGCACACAGCCGCAGCACTCAGGGTCAATGCCGACCTCCCCCCGGACTCTTACTTGAATGTGAGATTTGAGGACATTGTGCACTTCCCCCAGGAGACTGCAGAAAGGATACACACTTTCCTTGGAGTTCCACTCACACCAGCCGCACTCAATCAACTCATGTTTACAACCTCAACAAACTTGTATAACCTGATGTATGAGGGTGATATCTCGCCTGATAACATCAACATATGGAGGCAGAACATGCCTCGAAAGGACATCAGGCTAATTGAGGACACATGTTGGTTTGTGATGAAGAGGCTGGGATATTCAAGGTTTACAAACTGA